GTCTCTGTGTTATTGTATTTATATATCTTCGCAAAAAACAAACCACGTCAAACAACTTCAACCCATTTATCCTCCGTGCTCTCCGTGACCTAGTGGTTATGCATTTTTACGTCTCTGCGTCTTCGGGTGGAATATATTTCTCGCAAAGCAGCCAAACTGCAAAGGTTAAGACAAAGAATAATACAATTCTCTTTGGTTCTTGTCATAACTTATAGTTTATCATTGTGATAATATTTTTGGGCCGAACAATTGTGCTCCTTTTTGTACAAAACAATATCTTTGCAGCTCATGTATATCTTTAAAAAAGCAACTTACAATCAAATATATTCAAATGAATCCGGATAATCTGAAGATAGTTCAATGTGATTTTTCAAACCCCATTCATCAAAAGCATGTCGTAAGGCTCATCGATTCTTACATGCATGATGAGATGGGAGGGGGCGGGGCATTGCCAGAGGACAGGAAACAGCCCCTGGTGGAAGGCCTGGCTGCACATCCCGCCTGTTTCCTTTTATTTGCAGTATTGGATGAAGAATTTGTGGGACTGACCACCTGCTTTGTCAATTTTTCCACTTTTAAGGCCAAACCCTATATCAACATCCATGATGTATTTGTATCGGGCGGGCAAAGGGGAAAAGGTATTGGCCGCAAATTGCTGGAAG
The window above is part of the Bacteroidota bacterium genome. Proteins encoded here:
- a CDS encoding GNAT family N-acetyltransferase, which translates into the protein MNPDNLKIVQCDFSNPIHQKHVVRLIDSYMHDEMGGGGALPEDRKQPLVEGLAAHPACFLLFAVLDEEFVGLTTCFVNFSTFKAKPYINIHDVFVSGGQRGKGIGRKLLEAVIAIARERDYCKVTLEVRDDNDHAQKLYQSLGFRDCKPVMHFWTLTDDNFVPRD